The sequence below is a genomic window from Sphingobium sp. EP60837.
CATCTGAAGCTCCGCGTCCATGTGAGCGAACCCTTCGACTTCGAACGGATCAGCGGCACGGCCGAGCTGAAAGGCTGGACCGTGGATCATGCCGATCCAGAAAATGAAGCATGGGAAGTGCATCTGGATGAAGGCTTCGATTTCCATGATCGCCATATCGGCCGCCTGCTGGTCAGCCCGCGCTATGTGGGCGAGCATCTGGCCCGCATGTTCGACGCGATCGCGGGCTTCCCTGTCCGCCTCGCGCATCGGGACGACGGCAGCTGGCACTATGCCTTCACCGGGATGATCTCCCAGCGCCATGAGCGCGAAAAAGAACCGGATAACGGAACGAGCATCTGATGCACATTCAGGAAGAATATAGCGAACGGCACGTCCTGTCGCTCACGGTCACCAACGAAGCGGGCATCCTCGCACGCATCGCGGGCCTGTTCACCGCGCGCGGCTATAATATCGACAGCCTGACCGTGGCGGACATCACGCCCGATCACGCGATCAGCCGCATCACCATCGTCACCAATGGCCCGCCCAAGGTGATCGACCAGATCATCGCCCAGCTCGACCGCTTGGTGCCGGTGCACAAGGTCACGGACCTCACCGCCAACGGCCCCTTCGTCGAGCGCGAACTGGCGCTGGTGAAGGTGTCGGGCACCGGCGAAGACCGGATCGAGGCGCTGCGCCTCGCCGACGTCTTCCGCGCCAAGGTGGTGGACACGACGATCGAAAGCTTCATCTTTGAGATCACCGGCACGACCGACAAGATCGACAATTTCGTCGGCCTGATGCGCCAGATCGGCTTGGTCGAAGTCGGCCGCACCGGCGTAGTCGGCCTGATCCGCGGCAAGGAGCCGAACTGACTTAGACCCCTCTCCCGCCTGCGGGAGAGGGAGGGGCCCGCCGCGCAGCGGTGGGAGGGTGAGGGCCAGCCCAGCGCGGCCCCGCTCGGTGGTTCCCCCTCACCAACTTCGACTAGGACCATTCGGCCCAAGTCTTCGTATCCTCTCCCTCCAGGGAGAGGGTCAGGATATGAAAAAGGAAGAACGGACATGAAGGTTTACTACGATCGCGACGCCGACATCGGCCTCATCAAGGGCAAGAAGGTCGCCATCCTCGGCTATGGCAGCCAGGGTCACGCCCACGCCCAGAACCTGCGCGACAGCGGCGTTGCCGAAGTCGCCATCGCTCTCCGCCCCGGTTCGGCCTCGGCCAAGAAGGCCGAAGGCGCAGGCTTCAAGGTTCTGCCCAACGCCGAAGCGGCTGCGTGGGCCGACGTCCTCATGATCCTCGCCCCCGACGAGCATCAGGCCGCCATCTATGCCGACGACATCCATGCCAATCTGAAGCCCGGCGCGGCGCTCGCCTTCGCCCACGGCCTCAACGTCCATTTCGGCCTGATCGAACCCCGCAAGGACGTGGACGTCATCATGATCGCGCCCAAGGGTCCCGGCCACACCGTCCGCAGCGAATATCAGCGTGGCGGCGGCGTGCCCTGCCTGATCGCCATCGCGCAGGATGCGACCGGCAACGCCCATGACATCGCCCTGTCCTACGCTTCGGGCGTCGGCGGCGGCCGCTCGGGCATCATCGAAACCAACTTCCGTGAAGAATGCGAAACCGACCTGTTCGGCGAGCAGGCCGTGCTTTGCGGCGGCGCGACTGCGCTGGTCCAGGCTGGCTTCGAAACGCTCGTGGAAGCTGGCTACGCGCCGGAAATGGCCTATTTCGAATGCCTCCACGAACTGAAGCTGATCGTCGACCTGATGTATGAAGGCGGCATCGCCAACATGCGCTACTCGATCTCGAACACCGCCGAATATGGCGACATCAAGACCGGCCCGCGCATCATCACCGAAGAAACGAAGAAGGAAATGAAGCGCGTCCTGGCCGACATCCAGTCGGGCCGCTTCGTGAAGGACTTCGTGCTCGACAACCGCGCTGGCCAGCCCGAACTGAAGGCCAGCCGCCTGGCCGCCCAGCGTCACCCGATCGAGGAAACCGGCGCAAAGCTGCGCGCCATGATGCCCTGGATCGGCGCGAACAAGTTGGTGGACAAGGAAAAGAACTAAGCCAATCAACCTGGAGCAGATTCCGATCTGATGGCATCGGTTCGGCTGCTCTAGGTTTTTGTTTTACCGCGTTTTC
It includes:
- the ilvN gene encoding acetolactate synthase small subunit is translated as MHIQEEYSERHVLSLTVTNEAGILARIAGLFTARGYNIDSLTVADITPDHAISRITIVTNGPPKVIDQIIAQLDRLVPVHKVTDLTANGPFVERELALVKVSGTGEDRIEALRLADVFRAKVVDTTIESFIFEITGTTDKIDNFVGLMRQIGLVEVGRTGVVGLIRGKEPN
- the ilvC gene encoding ketol-acid reductoisomerase; this translates as MKVYYDRDADIGLIKGKKVAILGYGSQGHAHAQNLRDSGVAEVAIALRPGSASAKKAEGAGFKVLPNAEAAAWADVLMILAPDEHQAAIYADDIHANLKPGAALAFAHGLNVHFGLIEPRKDVDVIMIAPKGPGHTVRSEYQRGGGVPCLIAIAQDATGNAHDIALSYASGVGGGRSGIIETNFREECETDLFGEQAVLCGGATALVQAGFETLVEAGYAPEMAYFECLHELKLIVDLMYEGGIANMRYSISNTAEYGDIKTGPRIITEETKKEMKRVLADIQSGRFVKDFVLDNRAGQPELKASRLAAQRHPIEETGAKLRAMMPWIGANKLVDKEKN